The region AATTTGGTCTTTTAAGAAAAGAAAGATAGAATTTTCGAAAATGACGATGTTTTTTTCTTTTAAAGCCTCATTGAAATTGTTGAAATTATACTCAGCTACCTTAGAACTTTCTTTTAAAAACGTAGTATCCAAGTTATTAAGAAAATCAAAGGTTTTTCTGTTCATATATAGATCAAATTTACGTTTGCTAAAAACAGCCCCAAAAGTATGGTCAGGATGAAAATGAGTGAAAAAAACCTTTTTTAATTTTTTTGAAGTCCGTTCTTCGACTATTTTAACCATATCTTCAAACTTTCTCGGATAAAGAGAACCGTCAAAGGCCATCAATCCGTCGTCGTATTCTAAAAATGTAACAGAACTTGCGCCATTTTCAAACCAAAAATTATAGACATTATCGAAACTTTCAAACATAAAAATCACCTCTAAAAATAAATAGTTAGCACCTCTTATTATTTTTTAATTTCCATTATATTTTTTCTATAAAAATAATTGATATTCCTTGAACCAAGTGATATAATTTTGTTAGGAATACTAATCAATT is a window of Petrotoga olearia DSM 13574 DNA encoding:
- a CDS encoding MBL fold metallo-hydrolase; this translates as MFESFDNVYNFWFENGASSVTFLEYDDGLMAFDGSLYPRKFEDMVKIVEERTSKKLKKVFFTHFHPDHTFGAVFSKRKFDLYMNRKTFDFLNNLDTTFLKESSKVAEYNFNNFNEALKEKNIVIFENSIFLFLKDQILSAENIGGHTLDSTIYILKPQGYLISGDLVFSKVHAEILNSNVDEWISKLNSLSLLNIETVFPGHGKPESKKLLREQLTYLKRKKNREDVEKRYADYSLPELAHL